The following coding sequences are from one Collimonas arenae window:
- a CDS encoding glycosyltransferase family 2 protein, whose amino-acid sequence MQNQPRAAFRPCAVIPVYNHEHAIGAVVAAVLARDLPCILVDDASSTSCAAVLDALAAADPDRVTLLRHAVNRGKGGAVLTGIQYAATAGYTHALQIDADGQHCTDDIPRFLQQAAAKPKSLIAGCPQYDDSVPSVRLYARYLTHVWVWINTLSLDIKDSMCGFRVYPLPSLVRLVQRTKLGERMNFDIEVLVRLYWDGVAIVNLPTRVAYPTDGISHFRAGLDNLLISRLHATLFFGMLWRAPRLLGRRLLAPRGVR is encoded by the coding sequence ATGCAAAACCAACCGCGTGCCGCGTTCAGGCCATGTGCGGTAATTCCGGTCTACAACCATGAACATGCCATCGGTGCCGTCGTGGCCGCAGTCCTGGCTCGCGATCTGCCTTGCATATTGGTCGACGACGCCAGCTCGACTTCTTGCGCTGCTGTGCTCGACGCGCTGGCGGCCGCGGATCCAGACCGGGTTACCTTGCTGCGGCATGCCGTCAATCGAGGCAAAGGCGGTGCGGTGCTGACCGGCATCCAGTACGCCGCCACGGCGGGCTATACCCATGCGCTGCAGATCGACGCCGATGGTCAGCATTGCACCGATGACATTCCACGTTTTCTGCAACAGGCCGCCGCCAAGCCTAAGAGTCTGATCGCCGGTTGCCCGCAATATGACGATAGCGTGCCATCGGTGCGCCTGTATGCACGTTATTTGACCCATGTTTGGGTGTGGATCAATACTTTGTCGCTGGATATCAAGGATTCCATGTGCGGATTCCGGGTCTATCCGTTGCCTTCGCTGGTGCGTCTGGTGCAACGGACCAAGCTCGGCGAGCGTATGAATTTCGATATTGAAGTGCTTGTGCGCCTGTATTGGGATGGTGTAGCCATCGTCAATCTGCCGACCCGGGTCGCCTATCCGACGGACGGAATTTCACATTTCCGTGCCGGTCTCGATAACCTGCTGATATCGCGCTTGCATGCGACCTTGTTTTTCGGCATGTTATGGCGGGCACCACGGTTGCTTGGGCGCCGTCTGCTGGCACCGCGGGGTGTTCGTTGA
- a CDS encoding lysophospholipid acyltransferase family protein, producing MLNRLNRHWRVIATGVSFVVFAVGGLILRVSVFPVLNLLIWERQLRVMVARRVIRLVFRAFVGFMRRIGVLNYDISGLERLERRGLLILANHPTLIDTVFLMAFVKRADCIVKGRLWDNPFTRGPVCAAGYISNDDDGNGLLDDCITSLRRGSNLIIFPEGTRTAGDGQINLKRGAANIAVRSMSNVTPVVIRCLPPTLGKGVKWWQVPPVMAHFSIEVKDDIDVSGFIADSGSEVMAARHLTAYLQDYFRKESQVNAAA from the coding sequence ATGCTTAATCGCTTGAATCGTCATTGGCGCGTCATTGCTACCGGAGTCAGCTTTGTTGTATTTGCAGTTGGCGGACTGATCCTGCGCGTGTCGGTTTTCCCTGTTTTGAATCTGCTGATCTGGGAGCGACAATTACGCGTGATGGTGGCGCGGCGCGTGATTCGGTTGGTGTTTCGCGCGTTTGTCGGTTTCATGCGCAGGATTGGCGTGTTGAACTACGATATCAGTGGATTGGAGCGGCTGGAACGGCGAGGTTTGCTGATCCTGGCCAACCATCCGACGCTGATTGATACGGTATTCCTGATGGCCTTCGTCAAACGCGCCGATTGCATCGTCAAGGGACGCCTCTGGGACAACCCTTTCACGCGCGGTCCGGTGTGCGCCGCCGGATATATCAGCAACGACGATGATGGCAACGGCTTGCTGGACGACTGCATCACTTCACTGCGGCGCGGCAGCAACCTGATTATTTTCCCCGAAGGTACGCGGACTGCCGGCGACGGCCAGATCAACCTGAAGCGCGGTGCCGCTAACATCGCCGTGCGCAGCATGTCGAATGTGACGCCGGTGGTGATTCGCTGCCTGCCGCCGACGTTGGGCAAGGGCGTCAAATGGTGGCAGGTGCCGCCAGTGATGGCGCATTTCAGCATCGAGGTGAAAGATGATATTGACGTCAGCGGATTTATTGCCGACAGCGGTAGCGAAGTGATGGCGGCGAGGCATTTAACCGCCTATTTGCAGGATTATTTTAGGAAGGAAAGTCAAGTCAATGCAGCAGCTTGA
- a CDS encoding acyltransferase has translation MSAGKLHWAQINEASFVVGMRLLFWIYRIAGRWPFRIALYPVLGWYLLSKPAARQASQKYLQRLQAYDPAAARKNRIQPGLPGVFQHFGAFAENILDKMLLWGGLFKTADVVSYGREQMLENIEARRGGLLICAHLGNLELCRVLSRQRSALRITVLVHTKHAQAFNRLLAQLDPQSQLNLMQVTEMTPATAMILAEKVSRGEFVAIAGDRIPVSPSPRVARASFLGETAAFPVGPYVLASLLQCPVYLLFSLTKNGRSECHFELFREVVQLPRKNRDQILDELAAAYAARLEHFCLKAPLQWFNFYDFWHLSGYQDASR, from the coding sequence TTGAGCGCAGGCAAGCTCCATTGGGCGCAGATCAACGAAGCCAGCTTCGTGGTCGGCATGCGGCTGCTGTTCTGGATATACCGGATCGCCGGACGTTGGCCGTTTCGTATTGCCTTGTATCCAGTGCTTGGCTGGTACTTGCTCAGCAAACCGGCGGCGCGGCAGGCGTCGCAGAAGTACCTGCAGCGGTTGCAAGCTTACGATCCGGCGGCAGCGCGCAAAAACCGCATACAGCCAGGCTTACCTGGCGTGTTCCAGCACTTTGGCGCTTTTGCAGAAAACATTCTCGACAAGATGTTGTTGTGGGGCGGCTTGTTCAAGACTGCGGATGTGGTGTCGTACGGTCGCGAGCAGATGCTGGAAAACATCGAGGCACGGCGCGGCGGGCTGCTGATTTGCGCACATTTGGGCAATCTTGAACTATGTCGAGTGCTGTCGCGTCAACGCAGCGCGTTGCGTATTACCGTACTGGTGCACACCAAACATGCGCAGGCGTTCAACCGTCTGCTGGCGCAGCTTGACCCGCAAAGCCAGCTGAATCTGATGCAGGTGACCGAGATGACGCCTGCCACCGCGATGATATTGGCGGAGAAAGTCAGTCGCGGTGAATTTGTCGCCATTGCCGGCGATCGGATTCCGGTGTCGCCATCGCCGCGCGTGGCGCGCGCTTCCTTCCTCGGTGAAACCGCTGCTTTTCCGGTGGGGCCGTATGTGTTGGCCAGCTTGCTGCAGTGTCCTGTCTATCTGTTATTTTCGTTGACCAAGAATGGCCGCTCCGAATGCCATTTCGAATTGTTCCGTGAAGTGGTCCAACTGCCGCGCAAGAACCGCGATCAGATTCTCGATGAACTGGCTGCTGCTTATGCGGCGAGGCTGGAGCACTTTTGCCTGAAGGCTCCGCTGCAATGGTTCAATTTTTATGATTTCTGGCATTTATCTGGATACCAAGATGCATCTCGCTGA
- a CDS encoding TetR/AcrR family transcriptional regulator, translated as MEQKAPRRTREKIMDLSLRLFNEFGEPNITTTIIADEMKISPGNLYYHFRNKDDIVNSIFVTFEEEISRMLAMTQGQRPTMHDVWHYLHHMFQLIWRYRFFYRDLNDLLSRNRTLELHFKEIFGHKIAVVKELCQGLHEGKTLEASPAEIDALSSNMVVVASYWLSYQYVLNPRQYTEQAVVEHALASGCYQVLSLMHPYLRGETLLHFEQLKTKYLQTNA; from the coding sequence ATGGAGCAGAAGGCGCCACGTCGCACTCGCGAAAAAATCATGGATCTGTCGCTGCGACTCTTCAACGAGTTCGGCGAACCGAATATCACTACTACCATCATCGCCGACGAGATGAAAATTTCGCCGGGAAATTTGTATTACCATTTCCGCAACAAGGATGATATCGTCAATTCGATCTTCGTCACATTTGAAGAAGAAATCAGCCGCATGCTGGCCATGACGCAGGGCCAACGCCCGACCATGCACGATGTCTGGCACTACCTGCATCACATGTTTCAGCTGATCTGGCGCTATCGTTTCTTCTATCGCGACCTGAACGACCTGCTGTCGCGCAACCGTACGCTGGAACTGCACTTCAAGGAAATCTTCGGCCACAAGATCGCGGTGGTCAAGGAGCTGTGCCAGGGCCTGCATGAAGGCAAGACACTGGAAGCCAGCCCGGCGGAAATTGATGCACTGTCCAGCAATATGGTGGTGGTCGCCAGCTACTGGCTGTCATACCAGTATGTCCTCAATCCGCGCCAGTACACTGAACAAGCGGTGGTCGAGCATGCACTGGCGAGCGGCTGCTACCAGGTGCTGTCGCTGATGCATCCTTACCTGCGTGGTGAAACGCTTTTGCATTTTGAACAGTTGAAGACCAAATATTTGCAAACCAATGCCTAA
- a CDS encoding HAL/PAL/TAL family ammonia-lyase, with protein MHLAELKDPPSTAAFDRRRAVCFDQGRLTIEDIVDIASGAAQVKLSEEPTFRAAITRGADFLDRLLREDGTIYGVTTGYGDSCTVTVPPELIAELPHHLYTYHGCGLGELFTPAQTRAILAARLASLSKGYSGVSVGLLEQIARLLKEDLLPLIPSEGSVGASGDLTPLSYLAAVLCGEREVWRDGSKVPAAAALAAAGITPLRLRPKEGLAIMNGTAVMTALACLAYDRAQYLVQIATRITAMASFALDGNAHHFDATLFSVKPHGGQQQVAAWLRQDLPVDDAPRNQKRLQDRYSIRCAPHVIGVLADALPWMRQSIENELNSANDNPIIDAENERVLHGGHFYGGHIAFAMDSMKNAVANVADLLDRQMALLVDSRYNHGLPANLSGAEGPRASINHGLKALQISASAWTAEALKQTMPASVFSRSTECHNQDKVSMGTIAARDCMRVLQLTEQVVAALLISVRQGVWLRSRVDGAAQPQQNLQDMMEQLGADIAVIQEDRMLEPDLRLLLERIRLKHWQLYA; from the coding sequence ATGCATCTCGCTGAATTGAAAGACCCGCCTTCCACTGCTGCATTTGATCGCCGCCGCGCCGTCTGTTTTGACCAGGGCCGACTGACGATTGAAGATATTGTCGATATCGCATCAGGCGCCGCGCAGGTCAAGCTGTCCGAAGAGCCGACTTTCCGCGCTGCCATTACCCGCGGCGCCGATTTTCTCGACCGCCTGCTGCGCGAAGATGGCACCATCTATGGCGTGACCACCGGTTACGGCGATTCCTGTACCGTGACTGTACCGCCGGAACTCATCGCCGAATTGCCGCATCATTTGTACACCTACCACGGCTGCGGCCTGGGGGAATTGTTCACCCCGGCGCAGACGCGCGCCATTCTGGCAGCCCGGCTGGCATCGCTGAGCAAAGGTTATTCCGGCGTCAGTGTCGGCCTGCTGGAGCAGATTGCACGTTTGCTGAAAGAGGATTTGCTGCCGCTGATTCCATCCGAAGGATCGGTCGGCGCCAGCGGCGACCTGACACCGCTGTCCTATCTCGCGGCGGTACTGTGCGGCGAGCGCGAAGTCTGGCGTGACGGCAGCAAGGTGCCGGCTGCCGCAGCCCTGGCCGCAGCCGGCATTACGCCGCTGCGCCTGCGGCCGAAAGAAGGTCTGGCGATCATGAACGGCACCGCGGTGATGACGGCGCTGGCCTGCCTGGCCTATGATCGGGCTCAGTATCTGGTGCAGATCGCAACCAGGATCACGGCGATGGCCAGTTTTGCGTTGGATGGCAACGCCCATCACTTTGATGCCACGCTGTTCTCCGTCAAGCCGCATGGCGGCCAGCAACAGGTTGCGGCCTGGCTGCGCCAGGATTTGCCGGTCGACGATGCGCCACGTAACCAGAAGCGCCTGCAAGACCGCTATTCGATTCGTTGCGCGCCACACGTGATCGGCGTGCTGGCCGACGCCTTGCCTTGGATGCGGCAATCGATTGAAAACGAATTGAACAGCGCCAACGATAATCCGATCATCGATGCCGAGAATGAGCGCGTGCTGCATGGCGGCCACTTCTATGGCGGTCACATTGCATTTGCTATGGATAGCATGAAAAACGCTGTCGCCAACGTTGCCGATCTGCTAGATCGGCAAATGGCGTTGCTGGTCGACAGCCGCTACAACCATGGCTTGCCAGCGAACTTGTCGGGCGCCGAAGGGCCGCGCGCCAGCATCAACCACGGCTTGAAAGCCTTGCAGATCAGTGCTTCGGCCTGGACCGCCGAAGCACTCAAGCAGACCATGCCGGCGTCGGTATTTTCGCGTTCCACCGAGTGCCATAATCAGGACAAGGTCAGCATGGGCACGATTGCCGCTCGCGACTGCATGCGGGTATTGCAGCTGACCGAGCAGGTGGTTGCCGCGCTGCTGATCAGCGTGCGCCAAGGCGTATGGCTACGTTCTCGCGTGGATGGCGCCGCACAGCCGCAACAGAATCTGCAAGACATGATGGAGCAGTTGGGTGCCGATATTGCCGTGATTCAGGAAGACCGCATGCTGGAGCCGGATTTGCGCTTGCTGCTGGAGCGCATCCGCCTCAAACACTGGCAGTTGTACGCGTAA
- a CDS encoding phosphopantetheine-binding protein produces MQQLEEEVKQVIIDVLQLEDMTPADIVTDAPLFVDGLGLDSIDALELGVAIQKRYGISLSADSAETRNHFASVRTLAAMIASNRKK; encoded by the coding sequence ATGCAGCAGCTTGAAGAGGAAGTCAAACAGGTCATCATTGATGTCCTGCAGTTGGAAGATATGACGCCGGCGGATATTGTTACCGATGCCCCTTTGTTCGTGGATGGCCTTGGCCTCGACTCGATTGATGCACTTGAACTGGGCGTGGCGATTCAGAAACGCTACGGGATTTCATTATCGGCCGATTCGGCTGAGACACGTAACCATTTTGCTTCGGTACGAACGCTAGCCGCGATGATTGCCAGCAATAGAAAGAAATGA
- a CDS encoding beta-ketoacyl synthase chain length factor, which yields MKYRGVSFSVASHAAWAPGLDTEAAWQAWARNPFTIAGQADAAVSSMPAMLRRRAGFVGKMALEVAYCCLDGQTSIPTIFCSRHGECTRSVELLSDLAQGLPLSPAGFSLSVHNAAAGLFSIARHDRASHSALAAGHGGVEHAVIEACGLLADGAPSVLLVVYDGVLPEVFHAFQDCQEQPFAWAWLMQPASGNAADTISLSWGNSDTQDVAATSTELQPGGLEVLAFYLRGDRELLHTVDSRRWRWERHA from the coding sequence ATGAAGTACCGGGGAGTCAGTTTTTCAGTTGCATCTCATGCGGCATGGGCGCCCGGTCTGGATACCGAGGCAGCCTGGCAGGCATGGGCTCGCAACCCATTCACGATTGCGGGCCAAGCCGACGCCGCAGTTTCGTCCATGCCGGCCATGTTGCGTCGACGAGCGGGATTTGTCGGCAAAATGGCCCTTGAAGTCGCCTATTGTTGCCTTGACGGGCAAACTTCTATACCTACCATATTCTGTTCACGTCACGGCGAATGTACGCGCTCGGTGGAGTTGCTGTCGGACCTGGCGCAGGGACTGCCATTGTCCCCGGCCGGTTTCAGCTTGTCGGTACATAATGCTGCCGCTGGCTTGTTTTCAATCGCCCGTCACGACCGGGCCAGCCACTCAGCCTTGGCCGCCGGACATGGTGGGGTCGAGCATGCAGTGATTGAGGCCTGCGGCCTGCTCGCTGACGGTGCGCCTTCAGTACTGCTGGTGGTCTATGACGGCGTATTGCCGGAGGTGTTCCATGCGTTTCAAGACTGCCAGGAGCAGCCGTTTGCCTGGGCATGGCTGATGCAGCCGGCGTCGGGAAATGCTGCTGATACGATCTCGCTGTCCTGGGGGAATTCCGATACGCAGGACGTTGCGGCAACGTCGACTGAGTTGCAACCTGGCGGATTGGAGGTGCTAGCCTTTTATCTGCGGGGCGACCGCGAACTGTTGCATACGGTCGATTCGCGTCGCTGGCGCTGGGAGCGTCATGCTTAA
- a CDS encoding AMP-binding protein — MVDTRNMLTALSALSEGDREQPFAWRDGEVLNYRWLLAQVAAWRDLLLLQPGSRFALYCADSAIFAAALFGAWQAGKTVYLPGDMLPATCANLSAVVDGYLGDFPVEYLPLAPAACASNDDVSTSQDFKVLLPDFPGLVIYTSGSTGEPQAVPKCLAQLSTEVASLEQLFGARIGAAEIIATVSHQHIYGLLFKILWPLTSGRVIHARHLGYLEELPAQLGERQSVLISSPAHLKRLPAGPSLFSSIRAVFSSGGPLPPEVAMEAGRVLGTVPVEVYGSSETGGVAWRQREAGNDDSWQVMPAVTWRIGAVGNVLEIRSPHLPDMDWFAMADQIQAVDEQRFQLKGRIDRIVKVEEKRISLDAIERQLKMLGAVTDARVLLLDGVDDQQRQRIAAFVVLSAAGRKMLVAQGKLALNRQLRDGVAHAVEAIALPRSWRYLDALPVNAQGKTTRADLLALLEPRSAASEPLHAPPTKPERRLLEQEAGRVLLELTVPKDLLYFNGHFDGAPILPGVAQLDWAIHYGRAYFALAPQFLGVQALKFQRVITPGMVVQLELINDTQKNCLTFRIASAAGQHASGRITFGVIDASA; from the coding sequence ATGGTTGATACTCGCAATATGCTGACTGCGTTGAGTGCGCTCTCCGAGGGGGATCGCGAGCAGCCATTTGCCTGGCGTGACGGCGAAGTGTTGAACTATCGCTGGCTACTGGCGCAGGTTGCAGCCTGGCGCGACTTGTTGCTGCTCCAGCCTGGATCACGCTTTGCCTTGTATTGCGCCGATAGCGCTATCTTTGCCGCGGCCTTGTTCGGTGCATGGCAGGCCGGCAAAACCGTTTATCTACCCGGGGACATGCTGCCGGCTACCTGTGCCAACCTGAGTGCAGTGGTAGACGGGTATTTGGGTGATTTTCCAGTCGAGTATTTGCCGCTGGCGCCAGCCGCCTGCGCAAGCAACGATGATGTGAGCACAAGCCAGGATTTCAAGGTGTTGTTGCCGGATTTCCCGGGGCTAGTGATTTACACCTCCGGCAGTACCGGCGAGCCACAAGCAGTGCCGAAATGCCTGGCGCAGCTGTCAACCGAAGTCGCCTCACTTGAACAATTATTTGGCGCCAGGATTGGCGCGGCCGAAATTATCGCAACGGTATCGCATCAGCACATCTACGGATTGTTGTTCAAGATATTGTGGCCGTTGACCAGCGGACGTGTCATTCATGCACGGCATCTCGGCTATCTGGAAGAGTTGCCGGCCCAGCTAGGTGAGCGGCAATCGGTCTTGATATCGAGTCCGGCTCATCTGAAACGATTGCCTGCTGGTCCATCTTTATTCTCGTCTATCCGAGCAGTGTTTTCTTCCGGTGGCCCATTGCCGCCGGAAGTGGCAATGGAGGCCGGACGCGTATTGGGTACTGTGCCGGTCGAAGTGTACGGCAGTTCGGAAACCGGCGGTGTTGCCTGGCGTCAGCGCGAGGCGGGGAATGATGACAGCTGGCAGGTGATGCCAGCCGTTACATGGCGCATCGGCGCGGTCGGCAACGTACTGGAAATACGTTCGCCGCATCTTCCTGACATGGACTGGTTTGCCATGGCGGATCAGATTCAGGCGGTTGACGAGCAACGTTTCCAGTTAAAAGGCCGAATCGATCGCATCGTCAAGGTCGAAGAGAAGCGTATTTCCCTGGACGCAATTGAACGGCAGCTCAAGATGCTTGGGGCGGTAACGGATGCTCGCGTCTTGCTGCTCGATGGCGTCGACGATCAGCAACGTCAACGTATCGCCGCCTTCGTCGTGCTCTCTGCCGCCGGTCGGAAAATGTTGGTGGCACAGGGCAAGTTGGCCCTGAATCGACAGTTACGAGATGGCGTAGCCCACGCTGTGGAAGCGATTGCGCTGCCGCGCAGCTGGCGCTACCTGGATGCGCTGCCTGTGAATGCACAAGGCAAGACCACACGCGCCGACCTGCTGGCTTTGCTGGAGCCGCGATCAGCGGCTAGCGAGCCATTGCATGCGCCACCCACCAAGCCGGAGCGGCGGCTATTGGAGCAGGAAGCGGGGCGGGTGCTGCTTGAATTGACTGTGCCGAAAGATTTGCTGTATTTCAATGGCCATTTCGACGGCGCTCCCATTTTGCCCGGCGTCGCGCAGCTTGATTGGGCGATCCACTATGGTCGCGCATACTTCGCCTTGGCGCCGCAATTCCTGGGTGTGCAGGCGCTGAAATTCCAGCGCGTGATCACACCCGGGATGGTGGTGCAGTTGGAATTGATTAACGATACGCAAAAAAATTGTCTGACATTTCGCATTGCATCGGCTGCTGGCCAGCATGCCAGCGGGCGTATCACATTTGGAGTCATTGATGCATCAGCCTGA
- a CDS encoding acyl carrier protein: MSKEQIYLWLVDVLHDMFEIDKDKVTPQANLYTDLDIDSIDAVDLVVKLKQLTGKRLQPDVFKAVRTVQDVVDALSALLAEEAK, from the coding sequence ATGAGCAAGGAACAAATTTATCTGTGGCTGGTGGATGTGCTGCATGACATGTTCGAGATCGACAAAGATAAGGTGACGCCGCAAGCCAACTTGTATACCGATCTGGATATCGACAGCATCGATGCGGTCGACCTGGTGGTCAAGCTCAAGCAGCTGACCGGCAAGCGCCTGCAGCCGGATGTCTTCAAGGCGGTCCGGACAGTGCAGGACGTAGTCGATGCACTGTCCGCGCTGCTGGCGGAAGAAGCCAAGTAA
- a CDS encoding NAD-dependent epimerase/dehydratase family protein — protein sequence MSQNPKKRSISTHFDDSEQNHPGNRCSGVYRLSYLCCAFDTEIHRRHYRQSIKQPLEVIRRIERCGQDDVLFQQMGIDDRSALDHLLATHNVAAVSHCAGLKVMSESAQQPLRHFQNNVSATVSFHGRC from the coding sequence ATGTCACAAAACCCGAAAAAACGATCGATTTCAACACATTTTGACGACTCAGAACAAAACCATCCTGGTAATCGGTGCAGCGGAGTATATCGGCTCTCCTACCTGTGTTGCGCTTTTGATACAGAAATACACCGTCGTCACTATCGACAATCTATCAAGCAGCCCCTAGAAGTAATTCGACGGATCGAGCGCTGCGGACAGGATGATGTGCTTTTTCAGCAGATGGGCATTGACGACCGGTCGGCACTGGATCATCTACTCGCCACCCATAACGTTGCTGCGGTCAGCCATTGCGCCGGCCTCAAGGTCATGAGCGAATCGGCGCAACAACCTTTGCGCCACTTCCAGAACAACGTGAGCGCAACGGTATCATTTCATGGACGTTGCTGA
- a CDS encoding cystathionine gamma-synthase family protein — MTQKYGFTTTILHSDRQKTIEHGAPHKPIHTSVTWGYNDARQLAEVFQGKQSGYRYGRQGNPTVSALEDKVTKMEGGLATICFASGMAAIGALIQALLREGDHVVSSAFLFGNTASMWQTFGAQSGKVSMVDATDVAQVEAALTPATCMVFVETIANPRTQVADLKRIGELCRARGILFVVDNTMTSPYLFQPKTVGAGLVINSLTKSISGHGNALGGAVTDTGLFDWTRFPNIYDAYKRNPEAQWALAQIRAKSLRDFGASLGPEAAHHIAVGSETIALRMERSSASALAVAQMLEADPRVAAVHYPGLESHPQHALASELFRSSGYLFSFELKPEIDCFDYLNRLKLAISGTHLGDNRTLVIAVAHTIFYEMGAERRAAMGIGESLIRVSIGIEDTADLVADFKQALQA, encoded by the coding sequence ATGACTCAAAAATACGGTTTCACCACCACCATCCTGCACAGCGACCGCCAGAAGACTATCGAGCATGGCGCACCGCATAAGCCGATCCATACCTCAGTTACCTGGGGCTATAACGATGCACGCCAGTTGGCTGAGGTGTTCCAGGGTAAACAATCGGGTTATCGTTATGGGCGCCAGGGTAATCCGACTGTCTCCGCATTGGAAGACAAGGTTACCAAGATGGAGGGCGGTCTTGCCACCATCTGTTTCGCGTCCGGCATGGCGGCCATCGGCGCACTGATCCAGGCCCTGCTGCGCGAAGGCGACCACGTAGTGTCATCGGCATTTTTGTTTGGCAATACCGCCAGCATGTGGCAAACCTTTGGCGCTCAGAGCGGCAAGGTAAGCATGGTTGACGCTACTGATGTGGCGCAAGTGGAAGCTGCGTTGACGCCGGCGACCTGCATGGTGTTCGTCGAAACCATCGCAAATCCGCGCACCCAGGTTGCAGATCTCAAGCGGATCGGCGAGCTGTGCCGCGCTCGGGGGATCCTGTTCGTGGTCGACAACACCATGACTTCGCCTTACCTGTTCCAACCCAAAACGGTTGGCGCCGGCCTGGTGATCAACTCGCTGACCAAATCGATCAGCGGCCATGGCAATGCGCTGGGCGGTGCAGTCACCGATACAGGTTTGTTTGACTGGACCCGTTTTCCGAATATTTACGATGCCTACAAACGCAACCCGGAAGCGCAGTGGGCGCTGGCGCAAATCCGCGCCAAGAGCCTGCGTGATTTCGGCGCTTCGCTCGGGCCTGAAGCGGCGCATCATATTGCCGTCGGCTCGGAAACCATCGCCTTGCGCATGGAGCGCAGCAGCGCCAGTGCGCTGGCGGTAGCGCAAATGCTGGAAGCCGACCCACGCGTCGCCGCCGTCCACTATCCAGGCTTGGAGTCGCATCCGCAGCATGCCTTGGCGAGCGAATTATTCCGCAGCAGCGGCTATTTGTTCAGTTTTGAATTGAAGCCGGAAATCGATTGTTTCGATTATCTGAATCGTTTGAAGCTGGCGATTTCTGGCACCCACCTGGGCGATAACCGGACGCTGGTGATTGCCGTTGCGCATACCATTTTCTACGAGATGGGTGCAGAGCGGCGCGCTGCCATGGGTATCGGTGAGTCGCTGATCCGGGTCTCGATCGGGATCGAAGATACGGCTGATCTTGTGGCGGATTTCAAGCAGGCATTGCAGGCCTGA
- a CDS encoding DUF1289 domain-containing protein, with protein sequence MSESPPERPDTPCVAVCSTTFDDVCRGCGRTVNEVAHWVFMTEEEKTKVWERITAEGYPRRQG encoded by the coding sequence ATGTCAGAGTCTCCTCCCGAACGCCCCGATACCCCGTGCGTTGCCGTTTGCTCCACCACTTTCGATGATGTCTGCCGCGGTTGTGGTCGTACCGTCAACGAGGTAGCACATTGGGTCTTCATGACCGAGGAAGAGAAAACCAAGGTGTGGGAACGGATCACTGCGGAAGGTTACCCGCGCCGCCAGGGATAG